In one window of Apis mellifera strain DH4 linkage group LG12, Amel_HAv3.1, whole genome shotgun sequence DNA:
- the LOC107963967 gene encoding serine protease inhibitor 3, with the protein MSFKSFLILYAIAIDLAIQKPMMCVPGKSFFDGCNTCTCTDDGNFICTMTACEDYDPETDTSVPVKILEPPPDFWQNS; encoded by the exons ATGTCCTTTAAATCCTTCTTGATTCTGTACGCCATCGCGATCGATCTTG CGATCCAGAAACCGATGATGTGCGTACCGGGTAAAAGTTTCTTCGATGGTTGCAATACGTGCACCTGTACCGATGACGGAAATTTCATCTGCACCATGACCGCTTGCGAAGATTACGATCCCGAAACTGACACGTCCGTACCAGTGAAGATTTTAGAACCTCCGCCCGATTTTTGGCAAAATTCATAa